In Aliarcobacter faecis, a genomic segment contains:
- a CDS encoding (Fe-S)-binding protein codes for MKKFDYTAISDDCVKCGKCKPVCTIFNINQDEATSPRGFIDLLGAYKRDELELDKTAKEIFESCFLCTNCVEVCPNDLPTDMIIEQVRADIAEKYGIAWYKKLFFFLLRHRRIMDFMSKLGYMFQTCAIKIDEAKKSATPRFSLPIVKKNRALPYADSKSFLNKYPEHIKAKNEEKKGKVAIFIGCMSNYTYTNTGDSLVKILKKLSLDIFIPKKQLCCGAPAYFTGAFDTVDYLTKKNIEYFESWIDDVDAVIIPEATCSAMINKDWEHFLHDQPEWKERAVKLSKKIFLATKWLENNTELKELLAKSGKKFDQMVTYHDPCHAKKMQGVWKEPRELLKQNYVLKEMSDSNRCCGFGGVTMQTEKFSFARAAGAPKAAMIRDTKAQIVSAECSACRMQITDSLYHANVDVIFKNPIELIAEALED; via the coding sequence ATGAAAAAATTTGATTATACAGCAATCAGTGATGATTGTGTAAAGTGTGGAAAATGTAAACCAGTTTGTACAATTTTTAATATAAATCAAGATGAAGCAACAAGCCCAAGAGGTTTTATAGACCTTTTAGGTGCTTATAAAAGAGATGAATTAGAGCTTGATAAAACTGCTAAAGAGATATTTGAATCCTGTTTTTTATGTACAAACTGTGTTGAAGTTTGTCCAAATGATTTACCAACAGATATGATAATAGAACAAGTAAGAGCTGATATTGCTGAAAAATATGGAATTGCTTGGTATAAAAAACTATTTTTCTTCCTATTAAGACATAGAAGAATTATGGATTTTATGTCAAAACTTGGCTATATGTTCCAAACTTGTGCTATAAAAATAGATGAAGCTAAAAAATCAGCAACTCCACGATTTTCACTTCCAATTGTAAAGAAAAATAGAGCCCTACCCTATGCTGATAGTAAAAGCTTTTTAAATAAATATCCAGAGCATATTAAAGCAAAAAATGAAGAAAAAAAAGGAAAAGTTGCCATTTTTATTGGTTGTATGAGTAACTATACATATACAAATACTGGAGATAGTTTAGTAAAAATCTTAAAAAAACTCTCTCTTGATATTTTTATCCCTAAAAAACAACTTTGTTGTGGAGCTCCTGCATATTTTACAGGGGCATTTGATACTGTTGATTATTTAACTAAAAAAAATATTGAATATTTTGAAAGTTGGATAGATGATGTTGATGCAGTTATAATTCCAGAAGCAACTTGTAGTGCAATGATAAATAAAGATTGGGAACACTTTTTACACGATCAACCTGAATGGAAAGAGAGAGCTGTAAAACTATCAAAGAAAATATTTCTAGCTACAAAATGGCTAGAAAACAATACTGAACTAAAAGAGTTATTAGCAAAAAGTGGTAAAAAATTTGACCAAATGGTAACTTACCATGACCCATGCCATGCTAAAAAAATGCAAGGAGTTTGGAAAGAACCAAGAGAACTTTTAAAACAAAACTATGTTTTAAAAGAGATGAGTGATTCAAATAGATGTTGTGGATTTGGTGGAGTTACTATGCAAACAGAAAAATTTAGCTTTGCAAGAGCAGCAGGAGCACCAAAAGCTGCTATGATTAGAGATACAAAAGCACAAATCGTAAGTGCAGAGTGTAGTGCATGTAGAATGCAAATAACAGATAGTTTATATCATGCAAATGTTGATGTAATATTTAAAAACCCAATAGAGCTAATCGCTGAAGCATTGGAAGATTAA
- the lgt gene encoding prolipoprotein diacylglyceryl transferase: MEFWQNIYSHFNPIAFNIGDISVHWYGIMYALALLSAIFVAKWFIKYDKIDIKDDIFDSYIWWAEIGVILGARLGYVLFYDTNTIYYLTNPWQIFNPYVNGTYVGISGMSYHGAFLGFIIASLLFCKRKNINFWFITDIAVLGISAAYIFGRIGNFFNQELVGRVTDVSWGIYIDGVLRHPSQLYEAILEGLFVFLILAYFRNRKKFDGQLALMYGILYAIARIIAEFFREPDIQLGFLVGNWLTMGILQSLGILTLCIFIFIYKLKKS, from the coding sequence ATGGAATTTTGGCAAAATATATATTCTCACTTTAATCCCATAGCTTTTAATATTGGTGATATATCAGTTCATTGGTATGGAATTATGTATGCATTGGCTCTTTTAAGTGCTATTTTTGTAGCAAAATGGTTTATCAAATATGACAAAATAGATATAAAAGATGATATTTTTGACTCATATATTTGGTGGGCTGAAATAGGTGTTATTTTAGGTGCAAGACTTGGTTATGTACTATTTTATGATACAAATACTATCTACTATCTAACAAATCCTTGGCAAATTTTTAATCCTTATGTTAATGGTACTTATGTTGGAATATCTGGAATGAGCTATCATGGTGCTTTTCTTGGATTTATTATTGCAAGTTTACTATTTTGTAAAAGAAAAAATATCAATTTCTGGTTTATAACTGATATTGCTGTTTTAGGTATTAGTGCAGCATATATTTTTGGACGAATTGGAAACTTCTTTAATCAAGAGCTCGTTGGAAGAGTAACAGATGTCTCTTGGGGAATTTATATTGATGGAGTTTTAAGACACCCTTCTCAACTATATGAAGCAATTTTAGAAGGTCTTTTTGTATTTTTAATTTTAGCATACTTTAGAAATAGAAAAAAATTTGATGGACAATTAGCTTTAATGTATGGAATTTTATATGCAATTGCAAGAATTATTGCAGAATTTTTTAGAGAACCAGACATTCAATTAGGTTTTTTAGTTGGAAATTGGCTAACAATGGGGATTTTACAATCTTTAGGAATTTTAACACTTTGTATTTTTATTTTCATATACAAATTAAAAAAGAGCTAA
- a CDS encoding response regulator transcription factor, with amino-acid sequence MLKAIKNIRKLNNTKLLVISSDDGYEKEINGDFKDFKQAKTLKDGLELAVSSQFDIVVIDTDLKDVTFYETCSEISSIAPNLPKIIISGTAKEEDIVTSINVGAYTVLSKPLRAVDLKLAIIMCLNQTKRGDKIEFDQGIYFDEYRDQFFRAGGVLIDFTRLEKSFLKLLIAKKNEVIDYDTIKEVVWKGKDMSIYTMRNIVNKIRQKTYYEIIKNQSNRGYTIDIVKGN; translated from the coding sequence ATGTTAAAAGCAATAAAAAACATAAGAAAACTTAACAATACAAAGCTTCTTGTAATAAGTAGTGATGATGGTTATGAAAAAGAGATAAATGGTGATTTCAAGGATTTCAAACAAGCTAAGACATTAAAAGATGGTTTAGAGTTAGCTGTTTCAAGTCAATTTGATATTGTTGTAATTGATACAGATTTAAAAGATGTAACTTTTTATGAAACATGTTCAGAGATATCTTCTATTGCACCAAATTTACCAAAGATTATTATTTCTGGAACTGCGAAAGAGGAAGATATTGTTACATCTATAAATGTTGGTGCTTATACTGTTTTATCAAAGCCTTTAAGAGCAGTTGATTTAAAATTAGCAATAATTATGTGTTTAAATCAGACAAAAAGAGGTGATAAGATAGAGTTTGATCAAGGTATCTATTTTGATGAATATAGAGATCAATTTTTTAGAGCAGGTGGAGTTTTAATTGATTTTACAAGATTAGAAAAATCATTTTTAAAACTTTTAATTGCTAAAAAGAATGAAGTTATTGACTATGATACTATTAAAGAAGTTGTTTGGAAAGGTAAGGATATGTCAATTTATACTATGAGAAATATTGTAAATAAAATTAGACAAAAAACTTACTATGAAATTATTAAAAACCAATCTAATAGAGGATATACAATAGATATTGTAAAAGGTAATTAA
- the polA gene encoding DNA polymerase I has protein sequence MKKTITIIDTFGFLFRSYYALPPLRSNDGFPTGLLTGFMNFIAGIGKDFKTDYIVFALDAKGDTFRNELYSNYKAQRPDVPEDLLIQLPIAVSWVEEMGFKIAIKTGYEADDMVASIAKDAVSKGLEVRIVSHDKDLYQLISDENGVYLFDPTKKQIIDESKCIEKYGVLPSEFIDYQALVGDTADNIPGVKGVGAKTAEGLIKEFKNIENIYDNLEKISKPRIQNLLLEAKENAFLSKKLVTLKDDCHYIDNLEEFLLPIENPILRIATSLEKYDMNKVLDRVNKNGLNYKTKIPEKQEEKNLEYILLNDESSLSLVINKIPRDAIVAFDTETSGLDTLKAKIVGFSFCYEENRAYYVPIAHNYLGVEKQISFEVAKKTIEILNRYKLVLQNFKYDWQIIKNNFDIELKLYADTMILSWILDTDSKVGIDYQIKKYFNIDMISFGEVVKKGEDFSSVELEKATQYAAEDALMTLKLFNKQLELFKEKREEDLLNIAFELEFNFIYVLASIEQRGIKVDVELLKKYKEISSNFLNSLTIQIYELCGESFNINSPKQLGVILFEKLGLQASKKTKTGYSTDESVLESLKDEHIVIQLLLKYREAFKLHSTYIEPLLELGLKDKDNRIFTSFLQTGTTTGRLSSKSPNLQNIPTFGANGVEIRKAFIPKTGYKLVGVDYSQIELRLLAHFSQDEALVEAFKNDLDIHLQTAIKIFGEDEAKSKRSIAKSINFGLLYGMGAKKLAETLGISQKEAKFYIDSYFNAFKSVKSYLKSIEDKVVESGFVTTLLNRKRFFDFQGVSPLLKAAYLREAVNTQFQGSAADLIKLAMIKIEHKYKDDENVKMLLQIHDELIFEIKEEFVEEITKNIKNIMESIFVLNVPLKVSLAVGNSWQDLK, from the coding sequence ATGAAAAAAACTATTACTATTATTGATACATTTGGATTTTTATTTAGAAGCTACTATGCCTTACCACCACTTCGTTCAAACGATGGCTTTCCAACAGGGCTTTTAACAGGATTTATGAATTTTATTGCAGGAATTGGAAAAGATTTTAAAACAGATTATATAGTTTTTGCTCTTGATGCAAAAGGTGATACCTTTAGAAATGAGCTCTATAGCAACTATAAAGCTCAAAGACCAGATGTTCCAGAAGATTTATTAATTCAACTTCCTATTGCTGTTTCTTGGGTTGAAGAGATGGGATTTAAAATAGCTATTAAAACTGGATATGAAGCTGATGATATGGTTGCTAGTATAGCAAAAGATGCAGTTTCAAAAGGATTGGAAGTAAGAATTGTATCTCATGATAAAGATTTGTATCAATTAATAAGTGATGAAAATGGTGTATATTTATTTGACCCAACAAAAAAACAGATAATAGATGAATCAAAATGTATAGAAAAATATGGAGTACTTCCAAGTGAATTTATTGACTATCAAGCTTTGGTTGGAGATACAGCTGATAATATACCAGGAGTTAAAGGAGTTGGTGCAAAAACAGCTGAGGGTTTAATAAAAGAGTTTAAAAATATTGAAAATATCTATGATAATTTAGAAAAAATAAGTAAACCTAGAATTCAGAACTTACTACTTGAAGCTAAAGAGAATGCTTTTTTATCAAAAAAATTGGTAACTTTAAAAGATGATTGTCACTATATAGATAACCTTGAAGAGTTTTTACTTCCTATTGAAAATCCAATTTTAAGAATTGCAACTAGCTTAGAAAAATATGATATGAATAAAGTTCTTGATAGAGTAAATAAGAATGGCTTAAATTATAAAACTAAAATTCCAGAAAAACAAGAAGAGAAAAATTTAGAGTATATTTTATTAAATGATGAATCAAGTTTAAGTTTAGTTATAAATAAAATTCCAAGAGATGCTATTGTTGCTTTTGATACAGAGACTTCTGGTTTAGATACTTTAAAGGCTAAAATTGTAGGTTTCTCTTTCTGTTATGAAGAGAATAGAGCATACTATGTACCAATAGCACATAACTATTTAGGAGTTGAAAAACAGATCTCTTTTGAAGTTGCAAAAAAAACAATAGAGATTTTAAATAGATATAAATTGGTTTTACAAAATTTTAAATATGATTGGCAGATTATAAAAAATAATTTTGATATAGAGTTAAAACTTTATGCTGATACTATGATTTTATCTTGGATTTTAGATACAGATAGTAAAGTAGGAATTGATTATCAAATAAAAAAATATTTTAATATAGATATGATATCTTTTGGTGAAGTTGTGAAAAAAGGTGAAGATTTTTCTAGTGTTGAATTAGAAAAAGCTACACAATATGCTGCTGAAGATGCTTTAATGACTCTCAAATTATTTAATAAACAGCTCGAACTTTTTAAAGAAAAAAGAGAAGAAGATCTTTTAAATATTGCATTTGAGTTAGAGTTTAATTTTATTTATGTCTTAGCTTCTATCGAACAAAGAGGTATAAAAGTTGATGTTGAATTACTGAAAAAATATAAAGAGATAAGTTCAAACTTTTTAAACTCTTTAACTATTCAAATTTATGAACTTTGTGGAGAGAGTTTTAATATAAATTCTCCAAAACAGTTGGGAGTTATTTTATTTGAGAAATTAGGATTACAAGCTTCTAAAAAGACAAAAACTGGTTATAGTACAGATGAATCTGTTTTGGAAAGTTTAAAAGATGAGCATATTGTAATTCAGCTTCTTTTAAAATATAGAGAAGCTTTTAAACTTCATTCTACATATATTGAACCACTTTTAGAATTAGGTTTAAAAGATAAAGATAATAGAATTTTTACATCATTTTTACAAACAGGAACAACAACGGGAAGACTTAGTTCAAAATCTCCAAATCTTCAAAATATTCCAACATTTGGAGCAAATGGAGTTGAAATCAGAAAAGCTTTTATTCCAAAAACTGGCTATAAACTTGTAGGTGTGGATTATTCTCAAATTGAGTTAAGACTTTTAGCTCACTTTTCTCAAGATGAGGCTTTAGTTGAGGCTTTTAAAAATGATTTAGATATACATCTTCAAACAGCAATTAAAATTTTTGGAGAAGATGAAGCAAAAAGTAAAAGATCTATTGCTAAATCTATAAATTTTGGACTTTTATATGGAATGGGTGCAAAAAAATTAGCTGAAACTTTAGGGATTAGCCAAAAAGAGGCAAAATTTTATATAGATTCTTATTTTAATGCTTTTAAAAGTGTAAAAAGCTATTTAAAATCTATTGAAGATAAAGTAGTTGAATCTGGTTTTGTGACAACTTTATTAAATAGAAAAAGGTTTTTTGATTTTCAAGGAGTAAGTCCTCTTTTAAAAGCTGCATATTTAAGAGAAGCTGTGAATACACAGTTCCAAGGAAGTGCTGCTGATTTAATAAAACTTGCAATGATAAAAATTGAACATAAATATAAAGATGATGAAAATGTAAAAATGCTTTTACAAATTCATGATGAACTTATTTTTGAAATAAAAGAGGAGTTTGTTGAAGAAATAACAAAAAATATAAAAAATATAATGGAGAGTATTTTTGTATTGAATGTGCCTTTAAAGGTATCTTTAGCAGTTGGAAACTCTTGGCAAGATTTAAAATAA
- the kdsB gene encoding 3-deoxy-manno-octulosonate cytidylyltransferase translates to MIIIPARLNSSRFANKILVDIMGLPMVIRTAKQVSSLDKVIIATDSQEVMTLAKTHGFEAVMTSIEHNSGTDRINEAVNNLNLSDDEIIVNVQADEPFIEIDVVKAVINKVMEVKDCPNTLITSCYKEVSSQNADDPNLVKVVLNNLNEAIYFSRSKIPYHRDHSENSSYFGHLGIYGFTKKSLNTFCSLDSSKLENIEKLEQLRAIDNGYKIAMVKVESKSFGIDTQEDLNRALKIFTNEK, encoded by the coding sequence ATGATAATAATTCCAGCAAGACTAAATTCTAGCCGATTTGCAAATAAAATTTTAGTAGATATTATGGGACTTCCTATGGTTATAAGAACTGCAAAACAAGTTAGCTCACTAGACAAAGTTATAATTGCAACAGATAGCCAAGAAGTTATGACTTTAGCAAAAACTCATGGTTTTGAAGCAGTAATGACTTCAATAGAGCATAATAGTGGAACAGATAGAATAAATGAAGCTGTAAATAATCTAAATTTAAGTGATGATGAAATTATAGTAAATGTTCAAGCTGATGAACCTTTTATTGAAATTGATGTTGTAAAAGCTGTAATAAATAAAGTTATGGAAGTAAAAGATTGTCCAAATACATTAATAACTTCTTGCTATAAAGAGGTTTCTAGCCAAAATGCAGATGATCCAAATTTAGTAAAAGTTGTATTAAATAACCTTAATGAAGCTATATACTTTTCAAGATCAAAAATTCCATATCATAGAGATCATAGTGAGAATTCTAGCTATTTTGGGCATTTGGGAATTTATGGATTTACAAAAAAATCTTTAAATACATTTTGTAGCTTAGACTCTTCAAAACTAGAAAATATAGAAAAATTAGAGCAACTAAGAGCTATTGACAATGGATATAAAATTGCTATGGTAAAAGTAGAATCAAAATCCTTTGGAATAGATACTCAAGAAGATTTAAATAGAGCTTTAAAGATATTTACAAATGAAAAATAG
- a CDS encoding C40 family peptidase: MKNSMLRNIKLLSFTLFISLFLAACSTKDVKPKSEFPIIKNDLSTLSSSADDNFINQEKATIEFLTKYFNPWNSSKLSYPKNEAMWGISYKNKKIYLENHQLATKEWFDKLINNTNFDEYNLNVKKAITLKNTNVRVMPTNSPFFYNPKLPGEGFPFDYNQNSLLKINTPLIVSHLSLDRAWAYVESHFVGGWVDINNIAFVDENFIKEFKTSNYFISTKEKFPIYDPIFREYVKLGSIFPKKDNKFIIAKNDEYQNAKILYIDLNPDEVTKMPLKNSSENRIKILETLLDEPYGWGGLLNNRDCSSFTQDYFSVFGKYLHRNSKAQTTNGKYFDMSNLSLDEKKEFIRKNGVPFSTLVYLKGHIMLYIGQKDKEPLVAHNVWSIRLKDKNNQEFRHIIGKASLTTLEPGIELEGFTKDSNILNKVLGITILN, from the coding sequence ATGAAAAATAGTATGTTAAGAAATATCAAACTTCTTAGTTTTACTCTTTTTATATCGCTATTTTTAGCAGCTTGTAGTACAAAAGATGTAAAACCAAAATCTGAATTTCCTATAATAAAAAATGATTTATCTACTCTTTCTAGTAGTGCTGATGATAATTTTATAAATCAGGAAAAAGCTACTATTGAATTCTTAACAAAATACTTCAATCCATGGAATTCCTCAAAACTTTCATATCCAAAAAATGAAGCTATGTGGGGGATTTCTTATAAAAATAAAAAAATTTACTTAGAGAATCATCAACTTGCAACTAAAGAGTGGTTTGATAAACTTATAAATAATACAAATTTCGATGAGTATAATTTAAATGTAAAAAAAGCGATAACTCTAAAAAATACAAATGTAAGAGTAATGCCTACAAATTCGCCATTTTTTTATAATCCAAAACTTCCAGGAGAAGGATTTCCATTTGATTATAACCAAAATTCACTACTTAAAATTAATACTCCATTAATAGTTTCTCATCTCTCACTTGATAGAGCTTGGGCTTATGTTGAATCTCATTTTGTAGGTGGTTGGGTTGATATAAACAATATAGCTTTTGTTGATGAAAATTTTATAAAGGAATTTAAAACTTCAAATTACTTTATAAGTACAAAAGAGAAATTTCCTATTTATGACCCAATATTTAGAGAATATGTAAAATTAGGTTCTATTTTTCCAAAAAAAGATAATAAATTTATAATTGCTAAAAATGACGAATATCAAAATGCAAAGATTTTATATATAGATTTAAATCCTGATGAAGTTACAAAAATGCCACTTAAAAATAGTAGTGAAAATCGAATAAAGATTTTAGAAACTTTATTAGATGAGCCTTATGGTTGGGGTGGTTTATTAAATAATAGAGATTGTTCAAGCTTTACTCAAGACTATTTTTCAGTATTTGGGAAATATCTTCATAGAAATTCAAAAGCCCAAACTACAAATGGAAAATATTTTGATATGTCAAACTTAAGTCTTGATGAGAAAAAAGAGTTCATAAGAAAAAATGGTGTTCCTTTTTCTACTTTGGTTTATTTAAAAGGACATATTATGTTATACATTGGGCAAAAAGATAAAGAACCTCTTGTTGCACATAATGTTTGGAGCATAAGATTAAAAGATAAAAATAATCAAGAATTTAGGCATATTATAGGAAAAGCCTCTCTTACAACTTTAGAACCTGGAATTGAACTAGAAGGTTTTACAAAAGATAGTAATATTCTAAATAAAGTTCTAGGAATAACAATCTTAAATTAA
- the rsmH gene encoding 16S rRNA (cytosine(1402)-N(4))-methyltransferase RsmH has translation MQEIPHIPVLYNEVLETFKDIDDGFIIDCTTGYAGHSSGLLKQNTNIKLICNDQDDEALEFSKNRLKEFESRVVFNKGNFENVIPKFETYNIKGILADIGVSSLQLDKLERGFSFNSMTLDMRMDQNQSLDAATVVNSYSQTDLERILKEYGEVREYKKIASLIVSNRPFYSSKELAEFLYKKMPKGKIHPATLVFQAIRIEVNNELGVLERLFDSIQKAKFKDCIVGIISFHSLEDRIVKNYFKKWSQNCICPEGVFRCECGNNHALGKIITKKPIIPSQNEIKQNPRSRSSKLRIFKFE, from the coding sequence TTGCAAGAAATCCCACATATACCAGTTTTATATAATGAAGTTTTAGAAACTTTTAAAGATATAGATGATGGTTTTATAATAGATTGTACAACAGGATATGCTGGGCATAGTAGTGGTTTATTAAAACAAAATACAAATATAAAACTAATATGTAATGACCAAGATGATGAAGCTTTGGAATTTTCTAAGAATAGATTAAAAGAGTTTGAAAGTAGAGTTGTATTTAACAAAGGAAATTTTGAAAATGTAATTCCAAAATTTGAAACATATAATATAAAAGGAATTTTAGCTGATATTGGGGTTTCATCTTTACAACTTGATAAACTTGAAAGAGGATTTAGTTTCAACTCTATGACTTTAGATATGAGAATGGATCAAAATCAATCCTTAGATGCAGCAACCGTTGTAAATAGTTATTCTCAAACTGATTTAGAGAGAATTTTAAAAGAGTATGGAGAGGTAAGAGAGTATAAAAAAATAGCTTCTTTGATAGTTTCAAATCGCCCTTTTTATAGCTCAAAAGAGTTAGCAGAGTTTTTGTATAAAAAGATGCCAAAAGGTAAAATTCATCCAGCAACTTTAGTTTTTCAAGCAATTAGAATTGAAGTAAATAATGAGTTGGGTGTACTTGAAAGGCTTTTTGATTCAATACAAAAAGCAAAATTTAAAGATTGTATAGTTGGAATTATCTCTTTTCATTCTCTTGAAGATAGAATTGTAAAAAACTACTTTAAAAAATGGAGTCAAAATTGTATTTGTCCAGAAGGTGTTTTTAGATGTGAATGTGGTAATAACCATGCTTTAGGTAAAATTATTACAAAAAAGCCTATAATACCAAGCCAAAATGAGATAAAACAAAATCCAAGAAGCAGAAGTTCAAAATTAAGGATATTTAAATTTGAGTAA
- a CDS encoding class II aldolase and adducin N-terminal domain-containing protein encodes MIDQNTIQLLSDLSFSMFSKNFFGIYHGSLSAKLDQFNFMINTKDAVFDNINENSFCTLNINKQDFRWNIASMEAHVHSTIYTNIHEAKYIAFGMPIYTTAYSLVNDNIIFEDYFGKTMFGEISIYNPGDFSTWYKRNALEITKYLKNSPNNMMIIKGVGTYIYDRDIHELVKKIAILENSCRLLSIKSTFK; translated from the coding sequence ATGATTGACCAAAATACAATACAACTACTCTCTGATTTATCTTTTTCTATGTTTAGTAAAAACTTTTTTGGTATTTATCATGGCTCACTTTCAGCAAAATTGGATCAATTTAATTTTATGATAAATACTAAAGATGCTGTTTTTGATAATATAAATGAGAACTCTTTTTGTACTTTAAACATAAATAAACAAGACTTTAGATGGAATATAGCAAGTATGGAAGCTCATGTTCACTCTACAATATATACAAATATTCATGAAGCAAAATATATAGCATTTGGTATGCCTATTTATACAACTGCTTATAGCCTTGTAAATGATAATATAATATTCGAAGACTATTTTGGAAAAACAATGTTTGGAGAAATTTCTATTTATAATCCTGGTGATTTTTCTACATGGTATAAAAGAAATGCTTTAGAAATTACGAAATATCTAAAAAACTCTCCCAATAATATGATGATTATAAAAGGTGTTGGAACTTATATCTATGATAGAGATATTCATGAACTTGTAAAAAAAATAGCTATTTTAGAAAACTCTTGTAGGCTTTTAAGCATAAAAAGTACTTTCAAATGA
- a CDS encoding HU family DNA-binding protein — MNKAEFIDAVATKAGLSKKDAKGAVDAVLDTITEALVKKDSVSFIGFGTFTTAGRAARTAKVPGTTKTVEVPATTVAKFKVGKALKDAVAK; from the coding sequence ATGAATAAGGCTGAATTTATAGATGCAGTTGCAACTAAAGCAGGATTATCTAAAAAAGATGCAAAGGGTGCTGTTGATGCAGTATTAGATACTATTACTGAGGCTTTAGTTAAAAAAGATTCTGTAAGTTTTATTGGTTTTGGTACATTTACTACTGCTGGAAGAGCTGCAAGAACAGCAAAAGTTCCAGGAACAACAAAAACAGTTGAAGTTCCAGCTACAACAGTAGCTAAATTTAAAGTTGGAAAAGCTTTAAAAGACGCTGTTGCTAAATAA
- a CDS encoding transposase, with amino-acid sequence MNILNKEELRRQIREGKEISLDGILEEFKSLLRESLQTASEEELTSHLGYDKHQESDNPNYRNGHNKKSLKTKYGQVDVSIPRDRDGTFYLPLVATAS; translated from the coding sequence ATGAATATATTAAATAAAGAAGAATTAAGAAGACAAATCAGAGAAGGGAAAGAAATATCATTAGATGGTATTTTAGAAGAATTTAAGTCTCTTCTTAGAGAATCACTACAAACAGCAAGTGAAGAAGAGCTTACTTCTCACTTGGGTTATGATAAACATCAAGAGTCTGATAATCCAAATTATCGTAATGGACATAATAAAAAATCATTAAAAACAAAATATGGTCAAGTAGATGTATCAATTCCAAGAGATAGAGATGGAACATTTTATCTCCCTTTGGTCGCTACAGCAAGCTAA
- a CDS encoding transposase has product MEHFISLWSLQQAKEPKLVPKRERILKGSEELILSLYAKGMSVADISSHLDDLYGYQLSEQTISNITKAIMDKAKEWQNHPL; this is encoded by the coding sequence ATGGAACATTTTATCTCCCTTTGGTCGCTACAGCAAGCTAAGGAACCAAAATTAGTACCTAAAAGAGAGAGAATATTAAAAGGTAGTGAAGAGTTAATACTTTCACTTTATGCAAAAGGAATGAGTGTAGCTGATATAAGTTCTCACCTTGATGATTTGTATGGTTATCAACTATCAGAACAGACAATTTCAAATATAACTAAAGCTATTATGGATAAAGCTAAGGAGTGGCAAAATCATCCACTATAA
- a CDS encoding IS256 family transposase, giving the protein MFMDATVLKIRVDRIVKNIAAYIMLGITIDGKKEILGIYLGENETSKYWLILLNELKNRGVEDVLIFAIDGLNGFNQAIEAVYPKAEIQRCIVHQIRSSLRYVSWKDRKVVARELKTIYTAKTEEDAQLALTEFNDIWGQKYPHIAQSWLNNWNELTTFFKYPQSIKTLIYTTNPIESLNSNIKRKTKTKGSFPTIDSAFKMLYLSTQEVQSKWERTSMRNWSEIYPQLCIFFSEVMEKYTK; this is encoded by the coding sequence ATCTTTATGGATGCAACTGTATTAAAAATAAGAGTAGATAGAATAGTTAAAAATATTGCAGCATATATAATGCTTGGAATTACAATTGATGGTAAAAAAGAGATACTAGGAATTTATCTAGGAGAGAATGAAACAAGTAAATATTGGTTAATACTTTTAAATGAATTAAAAAATAGAGGTGTTGAGGATGTTCTTATCTTCGCTATTGATGGCTTAAATGGATTTAATCAAGCTATAGAAGCTGTTTATCCTAAAGCTGAAATACAAAGATGTATCGTTCATCAAATTCGTTCTTCTCTTCGATATGTTTCTTGGAAAGATAGAAAAGTAGTGGCTCGTGAATTAAAGACAATTTATACTGCTAAAACCGAGGAAGATGCACAATTAGCACTAACGGAATTTAATGATATTTGGGGACAAAAATATCCTCATATAGCTCAATCTTGGTTAAATAACTGGAATGAATTAACAACTTTTTTCAAATATCCACAGTCAATAAAAACTTTGATCTATACCACAAATCCAATAGAATCATTAAACTCAAATATTAAAAGAAAAACCAAAACTAAAGGTTCATTTCCAACAATAGATTCTGCTTTTAAAATGTTATATCTTTCAACACAGGAGGTTCAGTCAAAATGGGAAAGAACTAGTATGAGAAATTGGAGTGAAATTTATCCTCAACTTTGCATATTCTTCAGTGAAGTTATGGAAAAATACACAAAGTAA